One segment of Terriglobia bacterium DNA contains the following:
- a CDS encoding PIN domain-containing protein: MNDKFFLDTNIFAYMFDARAAQKAEQARRLIKQAVSTRKGVVSQQVAQEFFNLAFRKFQPAMTLAEAEDYLSTMFQPLLVVQSIQTYKEALQLHSRYRLPWYDSLIVAAARESGCKILYSEDFQHEQRFGELRVKNPFL; this comes from the coding sequence ATGAACGATAAATTTTTTCTGGACACCAATATTTTTGCTTATATGTTCGATGCCCGTGCTGCCCAAAAGGCAGAACAGGCGCGCCGGTTAATCAAACAAGCTGTTTCCACGCGAAAAGGAGTTGTAAGTCAACAGGTAGCTCAGGAATTTTTTAATCTCGCGTTTCGAAAATTTCAACCGGCAATGACATTAGCGGAAGCAGAAGATTATCTATCAACAATGTTCCAGCCCTTGCTGGTTGTGCAATCTATACAAACGTATAAGGAAGCTCTGCAACTTCATTCCCGTTATCGCCTACCTTGGTATGACTCCCTGATTGTGGCAGCAGCACGGGAAAGCGGGTGCAAGATCCTCTATTCAGAAGATTTTCAACACGAACAGCGGTTTGGCGAACTTCGAGTCAAAAACCCTTTTTTGTAA
- a CDS encoding phosphatidylglycerophosphatase A: MINSSSPTRSRLSWLIATFFGIGHLQPGSGTWASAATLALWWAASMWLPPAWLVPAAIAVSVLVTLIGIPPSTVVARESGIKDPGFVVIDEVAGQIIALIAVPVNWKYMLAGFILFRSFDIVKPFPLRRLEALPGGTGIMMDDVGAGLYALALLQIWLHFIAR; the protein is encoded by the coding sequence TTGATCAATAGTTCCTCCCCAACACGTTCCCGCCTTTCCTGGCTGATCGCCACTTTCTTCGGCATCGGGCATCTTCAGCCTGGCTCCGGGACGTGGGCATCTGCGGCAACGCTCGCATTGTGGTGGGCTGCCAGCATGTGGCTGCCGCCCGCATGGCTTGTTCCCGCCGCCATAGCCGTTTCCGTGCTGGTGACGCTGATCGGCATTCCTCCCTCGACGGTTGTAGCACGAGAAAGCGGCATCAAAGACCCCGGATTTGTGGTGATTGATGAGGTTGCCGGTCAGATAATCGCGTTGATTGCCGTCCCGGTGAATTGGAAATACATGCTTGCGGGTTTTATACTCTTTCGTAGCTTTGACATAGTGAAGCCGTTCCCTCTGCGCCGCCTGGAAGCGCTGCCGGGAGGTACCGGAATCATGATGGATGACGTTGGCGCAGGGCTGTACGCGCTTGCCTTGCTTCAGATATGGCTGCATTTTATAGCGCGTTAG
- a CDS encoding competence/damage-inducible protein A, with amino-acid sequence MNAEIIAIGSELLTPFRQDTNSLFLTEQLNRLGVEVSFKTIVGDRRSDLINVARIALSRADIVIFMGGLGPTEDDLTRECVAETLGRPLKRHARIVEDLRARFAARGWKMAENNERQGDVIDGADALDNKRGSAPGQFLHIDDQYGHAIIVLLPGPPHELRGMFEEHVFERLKRLVPAQHIATRELKIGMIGESMVDKRAAPIYKAAQGVETTILAGTPGEVQLHLRAQASSFEEAQKRVDALATLLEDEFEDAIFATKGESMEQIVGYYLGMREKTLAVAESCTGGMLAQRITSVPGSSRYFLGGAVVYENSVKTALAGVPPLLIAEHGAVSSQVAAALAEGIRNNCKSSFGIGITGVAGPAGGSDEKPVGLVFHALADGSHTEVIERTFPGDRDRIRHWATQQALDMVRRKLM; translated from the coding sequence GTGAACGCTGAGATCATTGCCATCGGATCGGAGCTGCTGACTCCCTTCCGCCAGGACACGAACTCGCTCTTCCTCACCGAGCAGTTGAATCGTCTGGGGGTGGAAGTCAGCTTCAAAACCATTGTAGGCGATCGCCGTTCTGATCTGATCAACGTCGCCCGTATTGCGCTCTCACGTGCAGATATCGTCATCTTCATGGGAGGCCTCGGTCCCACTGAAGACGATCTTACCCGTGAGTGCGTGGCAGAAACGCTGGGGCGTCCGCTTAAAAGACACGCGCGCATTGTGGAAGACCTGCGCGCTCGTTTCGCCGCGCGCGGCTGGAAGATGGCGGAGAACAATGAACGCCAGGGTGACGTGATTGACGGCGCTGATGCGCTCGACAATAAACGCGGCTCAGCTCCGGGCCAGTTCCTGCATATTGACGATCAATATGGCCATGCAATCATTGTTCTTTTGCCGGGGCCTCCGCATGAACTCAGAGGAATGTTTGAAGAGCATGTCTTCGAACGCCTGAAGAGGCTTGTTCCGGCGCAACATATCGCGACGCGCGAATTAAAGATCGGCATGATTGGCGAATCAATGGTCGATAAACGCGCCGCGCCCATTTACAAAGCAGCCCAGGGCGTTGAAACCACGATCCTTGCCGGAACCCCTGGAGAAGTGCAACTTCATCTCCGCGCGCAGGCCAGTTCGTTTGAAGAAGCCCAAAAGCGCGTGGATGCGCTCGCTACGCTGCTTGAGGATGAATTTGAAGACGCCATCTTTGCCACCAAAGGTGAGAGCATGGAGCAGATTGTGGGCTATTACCTGGGTATGCGGGAAAAAACTCTGGCCGTAGCTGAGTCTTGCACCGGGGGCATGTTGGCCCAAAGAATAACATCCGTTCCCGGCAGTTCGCGTTATTTCCTGGGTGGCGCTGTCGTCTATGAGAACTCCGTAAAGACTGCTCTGGCGGGAGTTCCGCCTCTACTGATCGCAGAACATGGCGCAGTTAGCAGCCAAGTTGCCGCGGCGCTTGCGGAAGGCATTCGCAATAATTGCAAATCAAGCTTCGGGATTGGCATCACTGGCGTTGCCGGACCGGCAGGCGGATCGGATGAAAAGCCGGTAGGCCTCGTCTTTCATGCATTGGCCGATGGCAGCCATACTGAAGTGATTGAGCGAACGTTTCCCGGCGACCGCGACCGTATACGCCACTGGGCTACACAACAAGCCCTGGACATGGTCCGCCGCAAGCTGATGTAA
- the plsY gene encoding glycerol-3-phosphate 1-O-acyltransferase PlsY: protein MTLYLIVAAVAYLLGSIPFGYLLVRIFRGEDIRRTGSGNIGATNVARSGAKGLGIATLALDALKGATAVWLAVLIAGSKYNLCGEAFEHPCAPVLRLMSLAALFAVLGHVFPAWLRFKGGKGVATALGVFCVLFPKAILLALAIFILIVAITRYVSLGSILGAIAFPVAAYFMQNADWLSLLLASGVSLIIILKHHQNISRLLTGTENRFGGSKPQVAEKQL, encoded by the coding sequence ATCACTCTTTATCTCATCGTCGCGGCTGTCGCTTACCTGCTGGGATCAATTCCCTTCGGGTATCTGCTGGTGCGCATTTTTCGTGGTGAAGACATTCGCCGGACCGGCAGCGGTAACATCGGCGCTACCAATGTCGCGCGCTCTGGCGCGAAAGGACTGGGGATCGCAACGTTGGCGCTGGATGCTTTGAAAGGCGCGACGGCCGTCTGGTTGGCCGTTCTTATTGCTGGGTCAAAATACAATCTCTGCGGCGAAGCCTTTGAACATCCCTGCGCTCCCGTTTTGCGATTAATGTCATTGGCAGCTCTGTTCGCCGTTCTTGGCCATGTCTTTCCCGCCTGGCTGCGTTTTAAAGGCGGCAAAGGTGTTGCCACGGCTCTCGGCGTATTCTGTGTCTTGTTTCCCAAAGCCATTCTGCTGGCCCTGGCGATTTTTATTCTCATTGTTGCAATCACGCGGTACGTGTCTCTCGGCTCAATTCTGGGCGCCATCGCATTCCCCGTAGCTGCCTATTTCATGCAAAACGCTGACTGGCTCTCTTTGCTATTAGCTTCCGGCGTGTCATTGATCATCATTCTCAAGCATCATCAAAATATCAGCCGCTTGCTTACAGGAACTGAGAACAGATTCGGCGGGAGTAAACCTCAAGTCGCGGAGAAACAGCTTTGA
- the ftsY gene encoding signal recognition particle-docking protein FtsY, giving the protein MIQTLFGTPQPSFLDKMKQAVTRTRENLSERIDEVMALTKEIDSSTLDDLEGILLGADLGMKTTQEILSKLREKADRKQIKDTAELKKLIKEQVLAILNATPARAGKLAKGEPEIIMVVGVNGTGKTTTIGKLAHALRTERKTVLLCAADTFRAAAIEQLEVWGSRTGVEVIKTKPGGDPSAVLYDALNAAKARHTDSVIIDTAGRLHTKSSLMAELEKMKRTAQRIIPGAPHEVLLVMDATTGQNGLQQARLFTESAGVTGIVLTKLDGTAKGGVVVAISRELGLPVRYVGVGEKAGDLLPFNAENFAESLFSTN; this is encoded by the coding sequence ATGATTCAGACCTTATTCGGAACACCGCAACCGTCGTTTCTCGACAAAATGAAGCAGGCCGTCACGCGCACGCGCGAGAACCTGAGCGAGCGCATTGATGAAGTGATGGCCCTGACCAAGGAGATCGACAGCAGCACGCTGGACGATCTGGAAGGTATCTTGCTAGGCGCTGATCTTGGCATGAAAACCACCCAGGAAATATTGTCGAAGCTCCGCGAAAAAGCCGATCGCAAGCAGATCAAGGACACCGCCGAGCTCAAAAAACTGATCAAGGAGCAGGTGCTTGCCATCCTGAACGCGACGCCAGCGCGAGCCGGCAAACTCGCGAAAGGTGAGCCGGAAATCATCATGGTTGTAGGGGTGAACGGCACGGGAAAAACAACCACTATCGGAAAGCTGGCGCACGCTCTGCGCACTGAACGCAAGACCGTTCTGCTCTGTGCCGCAGATACATTCCGCGCCGCTGCCATTGAACAGCTTGAGGTCTGGGGATCGCGGACGGGAGTTGAAGTGATCAAAACCAAGCCCGGTGGCGATCCTTCAGCCGTGCTTTATGACGCGCTCAACGCGGCCAAAGCCCGCCACACGGACAGCGTGATCATTGATACCGCTGGCCGCCTGCATACCAAAAGCAGCCTCATGGCCGAGTTGGAAAAAATGAAGCGTACCGCGCAGCGTATTATTCCCGGAGCGCCCCATGAAGTTCTGCTCGTGATGGATGCCACTACCGGCCAGAATGGATTGCAGCAGGCGCGTCTGTTCACTGAATCCGCAGGCGTGACGGGGATCGTTCTTACCAAGCTCGACGGCACGGCAAAAGGTGGCGTGGTAGTGGCCATTTCTCGCGAGCTTGGATTGCCGGTGCGCTACGTGGGAGTGGGTGAAAAGGCCGGTGATCTCTTGCCGTTCAATGCTGAGAATTTTGCCGAGTCATTGTTCTCGACAAACTAA
- a CDS encoding NAD(P)-dependent glycerol-3-phosphate dehydrogenase — protein MSRIAVIGAGAWGTALAMVTGRRGDHDVRLWALEKEVLQSIARSRTNDLFLPGCSLPPSITATNDFKEALSGVEIIVSVMPSHHCRRTFEHMAQWLQPHMLFVSATKGIENDTLLRMTQVIHEVVERLCGFEPKIGAISGPSFAKEVAEKHPTAVTVASADSALAARVQKDFSDPSFRVYMNDDLTGVELGGALKNVIAIAAGVCSGLGLGHNSVAALITRGLAEITRLAVACGAKPQTLFGLSGMGDLVLTCTGGLSRNRSVGEALGQGQPLQQIIAGMHGMVAEGVLTTNAALGLAKRFQVEMPITEQMYAILHDGKSPHDAIRELMTRPGKVEDKF, from the coding sequence TTGAGCCGGATAGCCGTGATCGGCGCTGGAGCATGGGGCACGGCCCTGGCCATGGTGACGGGCCGTCGCGGCGACCATGACGTCCGCTTATGGGCGCTTGAAAAAGAAGTCCTGCAAAGCATTGCTCGTTCGCGCACCAACGATCTGTTTCTTCCCGGTTGCTCGCTGCCTCCGTCCATAACGGCGACAAATGATTTCAAGGAAGCGCTCTCCGGCGTGGAAATCATTGTCAGCGTAATGCCTTCACACCATTGCCGCCGTACTTTTGAGCATATGGCGCAGTGGCTTCAGCCACATATGCTTTTTGTGAGCGCCACCAAAGGCATTGAAAATGACACCCTTCTGCGCATGACTCAAGTCATTCATGAAGTGGTGGAGCGGCTCTGTGGCTTTGAGCCAAAGATCGGCGCCATCAGCGGCCCGTCCTTCGCCAAGGAAGTAGCGGAAAAACACCCAACTGCCGTCACCGTCGCCTCCGCGGATAGCGCCCTGGCGGCGCGCGTGCAGAAAGACTTTAGCGATCCTAGCTTCCGCGTTTACATGAATGACGATCTCACCGGCGTTGAATTGGGTGGCGCCCTCAAGAACGTGATTGCCATAGCCGCCGGCGTGTGCAGCGGCCTGGGACTGGGCCACAATTCGGTGGCCGCGTTGATCACCCGAGGACTGGCGGAAATTACCCGGCTGGCTGTGGCATGCGGCGCCAAACCGCAAACCTTATTTGGCCTCTCCGGTATGGGCGACCTGGTGCTCACATGCACTGGAGGTCTCTCACGAAATCGCAGCGTCGGTGAAGCACTGGGCCAGGGACAGCCTTTGCAACAGATTATCGCCGGTATGCACGGTATGGTGGCGGAAGGTGTGCTTACTACGAATGCTGCCCTGGGTCTGGCGAAGAGATTCCAGGTTGAAATGCCAATTACCGAGCAAATGTATGCCATCCTGCATGACGGCAAGTCTCCTCACGATGCCATCCGGGAATTGATGACCCGGCCCGGCAAGGTGGAAGATAAGTTCTGA
- a CDS encoding gluconolaconase codes for MGITESLLGKKNVDGNPYIEAIDPPASLPGGEVRILGRALKPPQLARPEVLFNGMRGPIVVSSEDFVIARVPFGAQSGLVTIQNNGYVSNGRELKIAQPIAESLHPVANPAIDRDGNIFVTYSGGRGQKVPVAIYKIDPDYNVKPFLPELMNATGMAFDPQGQLYVSSRYDGTVYRVAPNGTLSTYAEGMGVATGIAFDKSGNLYVGDRSGTIWRIAPDRQIFVFATLEPSVAAYHLAFAPDGTLYVTGPTNSSFDAVYSVDPHGTVTVFYRGLGRPQGLAFDTQGNLYVAASLGGKRGIVKITPEKHASLAIAGNGLVGLAFTRTGGAVLVTTNAVFHLTWGVQGLSLI; via the coding sequence ATGGGAATTACCGAAAGTCTGCTGGGCAAGAAGAATGTAGATGGCAACCCCTATATTGAAGCCATCGATCCGCCCGCTTCACTCCCTGGAGGCGAGGTGCGCATTCTGGGACGCGCTCTCAAGCCCCCACAATTGGCGCGGCCGGAAGTCTTGTTCAATGGCATGCGCGGCCCCATTGTGGTGAGCTCAGAAGATTTTGTGATTGCGCGTGTTCCTTTCGGCGCCCAGTCAGGTCTGGTCACAATCCAAAACAATGGATACGTAAGCAACGGTCGCGAACTCAAGATTGCTCAGCCTATCGCGGAGAGTCTGCATCCTGTCGCCAACCCTGCGATTGACCGCGACGGCAATATTTTTGTCACCTATTCCGGCGGCCGCGGCCAGAAAGTTCCTGTCGCGATTTACAAAATCGACCCCGATTACAACGTCAAGCCATTTCTACCTGAGCTGATGAACGCCACAGGGATGGCCTTTGATCCACAGGGACAACTTTATGTTTCCTCGCGCTATGACGGCACTGTGTACCGCGTGGCGCCGAACGGCACGCTCAGCACGTACGCCGAGGGCATGGGTGTCGCCACCGGGATCGCTTTTGATAAGTCCGGCAATCTCTATGTGGGTGATCGTAGCGGGACGATTTGGCGCATTGCGCCGGACCGGCAAATTTTTGTATTTGCGACTTTGGAACCAAGCGTAGCCGCCTATCATCTGGCCTTTGCGCCTGACGGCACGCTGTACGTGACTGGTCCCACCAACTCAAGCTTTGACGCGGTTTATAGCGTCGATCCTCATGGCACAGTCACGGTCTTCTATCGCGGACTCGGGCGGCCCCAGGGTTTGGCTTTCGATACCCAGGGAAATCTCTACGTCGCGGCATCGCTTGGCGGCAAGCGCGGCATTGTAAAAATCACACCAGAAAAACACGCTAGCCTGGCAATTGCCGGAAATGGCCTGGTCGGGCTGGCATTCACGCGGACTGGCGGAGCAGTGCTTGTCACCACCAACGCCGTTTTCCACCTCACCTGGGGCGTGCAGGGCCTTTCTCTCATTTAA
- the thpR gene encoding RNA 2',3'-cyclic phosphodiesterase yields MRLFIALDIPAEIRARLTEYMERARLLAREARWARVEGLHVTLKFIGHVDDAAVGKIKAALGPIKTTPFEVKFTGVGFFPNPNAGRVFWAGVEGGDSLPSLASSIDAAMEKLGFSRETKPYHPHLTLARTSSRPLRELRPLLADPPPQFGTMTAREFFLYQSQPQKGGSKYTKLERFALE; encoded by the coding sequence ATGCGCCTCTTTATTGCACTGGATATCCCGGCAGAAATACGCGCGCGCCTTACGGAATACATGGAACGTGCACGTCTGCTGGCGCGTGAAGCTCGCTGGGCCCGCGTGGAAGGCCTGCATGTTACATTGAAATTTATCGGCCACGTAGATGATGCTGCAGTGGGGAAAATAAAAGCCGCTCTGGGGCCGATCAAGACCACCCCCTTTGAAGTGAAGTTTACAGGCGTAGGATTCTTTCCTAATCCAAACGCGGGGCGCGTCTTCTGGGCAGGGGTGGAGGGCGGCGACAGTCTGCCGAGTCTGGCATCAAGCATTGACGCTGCGATGGAAAAGTTGGGCTTTTCGCGCGAAACTAAGCCTTATCATCCGCATCTCACACTGGCGCGGACGAGTTCGCGGCCGCTGCGGGAGTTACGACCGCTACTAGCTGATCCTCCGCCGCAGTTCGGTACAATGACTGCGCGCGAATTCTTCTTGTACCAAAGCCAGCCGCAGAAAGGCGGGTCGAAATACACCAAGCTGGAACGGTTCGCGCTCGAATAG
- the yacG gene encoding DNA gyrase inhibitor YacG yields MPKKKPLSLRCPICRTIVLRTQEDFPFCSDRCRTIDLGKWASGGYVISTKINDPELLEDLAEQQSKLKRDPDGNSSEQ; encoded by the coding sequence ATGCCGAAGAAAAAGCCACTTTCACTTCGCTGTCCTATCTGCCGTACAATCGTGCTGAGGACGCAGGAAGACTTCCCCTTCTGCAGCGACCGCTGCCGCACTATCGATCTGGGCAAATGGGCCAGCGGCGGCTATGTGATTTCCACCAAGATCAATGATCCAGAGTTGCTTGAGGACCTTGCCGAACAGCAATCAAAGCTGAAGCGAGATCCCGACGGCAATTCCTCGGAGCAATAA
- a CDS encoding HD domain-containing protein — protein MKLPLPARIPILYLILIVLIAVGVVPLYFYATKMVARNRETLGSNEKLLQNSVTTTLAQSIAQREKDIGSTLSSLAFSIKVTSSGNLSGKNIEAPDVRALLQNYIEDPDSFAPYARLVNTENQLTMNAGIIEPDTFLERELERGLAAAHAGREYNGDPLSIGSGKQARTVMVVGKPVLSDNHEYLGSLELVIDLQYLVKQLQQAKNTQNLDTFVVDRSGRVVASPSPRYATGQDMNSNELVKNFVDQKGKVPVAVTMDYSVQEGKNRIPMLGTYFPVTGLGWAVVAQKTQEEAYIDITDMRREAIRAALIAIAFSIFVGIWAARRLTTPLHVLTESSRTIAGGDFKHRVRLKSRTEFGELAQTFNTMTDDLEQFVDDLKKAAEENRTLFLSSIQMLAGAVDEKDPYTRGHSDRVTRYSVLIATEMGLKEEDIEKIRVSAQLHDVGKIGIEDRILKKPGALTPEEFEIMKTHTTKGAAILRPVEALRDMLPGIELHHESLDGRGYPHGLKGDQIPLMPRIIMVADTFDAMTTNRPYQAAMDPEYVIRIINSLAATKFDPTVVAAMTKVFETGKLRIHRAATVSGEEAAAAAAVSAQTQA, from the coding sequence ATGAAACTGCCGTTGCCCGCCCGGATACCGATTCTGTACCTGATTCTCATCGTGTTAATAGCGGTGGGAGTGGTGCCGCTTTATTTCTATGCCACCAAGATGGTGGCGCGAAACCGCGAAACCCTTGGAAGCAATGAAAAGCTGTTGCAGAACAGCGTGACCACCACACTGGCCCAATCCATTGCGCAGCGTGAGAAGGACATCGGCTCCACGCTTTCCAGTCTTGCCTTCTCCATCAAGGTTACAAGCAGCGGCAACCTGAGCGGCAAGAACATTGAAGCGCCGGACGTGAGGGCGCTACTGCAGAATTACATTGAAGACCCAGATTCATTCGCTCCCTACGCCAGGCTGGTAAACACGGAAAACCAACTCACGATGAACGCGGGCATCATCGAGCCCGATACGTTCCTGGAAAGGGAATTGGAACGCGGTCTGGCGGCCGCACATGCCGGACGCGAGTACAACGGCGATCCACTTTCCATCGGTTCCGGAAAACAGGCCCGCACTGTTATGGTTGTCGGCAAGCCAGTTCTCAGTGATAATCACGAATATCTCGGATCGCTGGAACTGGTGATCGACCTGCAATATCTGGTGAAACAACTCCAGCAGGCCAAGAACACGCAAAACCTGGATACGTTCGTTGTCGATCGCTCAGGCCGGGTCGTTGCTTCGCCCAGTCCGCGTTATGCCACCGGCCAGGACATGAACTCCAACGAGTTGGTAAAAAATTTCGTCGATCAGAAGGGCAAAGTGCCTGTCGCCGTCACCATGGACTACTCGGTCCAGGAAGGCAAGAACCGTATTCCGATGCTCGGCACGTATTTCCCTGTGACAGGATTAGGCTGGGCGGTTGTCGCGCAAAAAACACAGGAAGAAGCCTATATCGATATTACTGACATGCGTCGCGAAGCCATACGCGCGGCTTTAATCGCAATTGCGTTCAGCATCTTTGTAGGGATATGGGCCGCGCGGCGTCTCACCACGCCATTGCATGTGCTGACCGAATCCAGCCGCACCATTGCCGGCGGAGATTTCAAGCATCGTGTCCGTCTGAAGAGCCGCACAGAGTTTGGCGAGTTGGCCCAGACCTTCAACACCATGACCGACGATCTGGAACAGTTCGTCGATGATCTTAAGAAGGCCGCGGAAGAAAACCGCACGCTGTTCCTGAGCTCCATCCAGATGCTGGCCGGCGCGGTCGACGAAAAAGATCCATATACTCGCGGCCATTCTGATCGCGTTACACGCTACTCCGTCCTCATTGCCACGGAAATGGGACTGAAAGAGGAAGACATTGAGAAGATTCGTGTCTCCGCGCAGCTGCATGACGTGGGCAAGATTGGCATTGAAGACCGCATCCTGAAGAAGCCAGGCGCGCTCACGCCGGAAGAATTCGAGATCATGAAGACGCATACCACCAAGGGCGCCGCAATTCTGCGTCCGGTGGAAGCCCTGCGGGACATGCTGCCGGGAATCGAACTGCACCACGAATCGCTAGATGGCCGCGGTTATCCTCACGGACTCAAGGGCGACCAGATTCCGCTGATGCCACGCATTATCATGGTCGCGGACACGTTTGACGCCATGACCACCAACCGCCCTTATCAGGCGGCGATGGATCCAGAATATGTGATTCGTATTATCAATTCACTGGCGGCAACCAAGTTTGATCCCACGGTTGTGGCGGCAATGACCAAGGTATTTGAGACGGGTAAGCTGCGCATCCATCGCGCGGCCACCGTAAGCGGCGAGGAAGCCGCGGCTGCCGCTGCGGTCAGCGCGCAGACTCAGGCATAA
- the rimO gene encoding 30S ribosomal protein S12 methylthiotransferase RimO, whose amino-acid sequence MPVENPTLAPPQPDSVSQPSPLKVGFVSLGCPKNLVDSEVMMGMLQTGGAQITARAEDADVIVVNTCSFIDSAKQESVNTILEMAQHKVTGKAQKLIVAGCLVERYRTEIQKNIPEVDAVVGTGELDAILAAAGIHGGTAPTDDSPFVILNHGSNSQALKSGMPARAEGMAREQRGRFSRAEWDGAIADLPNYLYDETTPRVLATPKASAYIKIAEGCDHPCGFCIIPQLRGKFRSRHFESVIAEAERLAANDVREITLIGQDTTCYGEDLGLKDGLALLLERLAQIEDLRWVRFLYAYPNKITGKLLETIAKHEKICSYIDVPLQHASASVLKRMKRGAGAEIFLKSIEKMRRTISNLTLRTSFIVGFPGETESDFAELCEFVKAAEFDWLGVFSYSDEDGAAAYHLGDKVPPREIERRRKKLMQIQRQISKKNKRKLIGRQYDVLALGPSEETDLLWEGRTEMHAPEIDGKLFINDFGDHEELVPGTFYRCEITEAHDYDLVARIVG is encoded by the coding sequence ATGCCAGTAGAAAACCCCACACTAGCGCCTCCGCAGCCGGATTCTGTCTCCCAGCCAAGCCCACTAAAAGTTGGCTTTGTCAGCCTGGGCTGTCCCAAGAACCTCGTGGATAGCGAGGTAATGATGGGCATGTTACAAACCGGCGGAGCGCAGATCACGGCACGCGCGGAAGATGCCGACGTGATCGTGGTAAATACCTGCTCGTTTATTGACTCGGCCAAGCAGGAATCGGTGAACACGATCCTGGAAATGGCGCAGCACAAAGTCACAGGCAAGGCGCAAAAGCTGATTGTGGCAGGCTGCCTGGTGGAACGCTATCGAACGGAAATCCAAAAGAACATTCCTGAAGTTGATGCCGTGGTGGGAACCGGCGAACTGGACGCGATTCTGGCTGCTGCCGGAATCCATGGTGGCACTGCGCCCACAGACGACTCGCCGTTTGTCATCCTGAATCATGGTTCGAACAGCCAGGCATTAAAGTCCGGTATGCCGGCGCGGGCTGAAGGGATGGCGCGTGAGCAGAGGGGGCGCTTCTCCCGCGCGGAATGGGACGGCGCGATCGCCGATCTGCCCAACTATCTTTATGACGAAACCACGCCGCGCGTGCTGGCCACGCCAAAAGCGTCGGCTTATATCAAAATTGCCGAAGGCTGCGACCATCCTTGCGGCTTCTGCATCATCCCGCAGTTGCGCGGGAAGTTTCGTTCCCGGCATTTTGAATCCGTCATAGCTGAGGCCGAGCGGCTCGCGGCCAATGACGTGCGCGAGATCACGCTCATTGGCCAGGACACGACTTGTTACGGCGAAGATCTTGGCCTGAAAGACGGCCTTGCTTTGCTGCTGGAGCGACTGGCCCAGATTGAAGATCTCCGCTGGGTGCGCTTCCTTTATGCCTATCCCAACAAGATCACCGGCAAGCTGCTGGAGACGATTGCGAAGCACGAGAAAATATGCTCCTACATCGATGTGCCGTTGCAGCACGCTTCCGCGTCTGTTCTCAAGCGCATGAAGCGCGGCGCGGGAGCTGAAATATTTTTGAAGTCGATCGAAAAGATGCGCCGCACAATATCCAATCTCACGCTGCGCACATCCTTCATTGTCGGCTTCCCGGGAGAGACAGAATCTGATTTCGCCGAACTGTGCGAATTCGTGAAAGCTGCGGAATTCGACTGGCTGGGAGTCTTCAGCTACTCTGACGAAGACGGAGCGGCCGCTTATCACCTGGGCGACAAAGTTCCGCCGCGCGAGATTGAACGCCGCCGCAAAAAGCTGATGCAGATCCAGCGACAAATCAGCAAAAAGAACAAGCGCAAGCTGATTGGCCGCCAGTATGACGTTCTTGCGCTCGGACCTTCAGAAGAAACCGACCTTCTGTGGGAAGGCCGCACGGAAATGCACGCTCCGGAAATTGACGGTAAATTATTTATCAACGATTTTGGTGACCACGAGGAACTAGTGCCGGGCACTTTCTATCGCTGTGAAATTACTGAAGCCCATGACTATGACCTTGTGGCGCGCATCGTTGGCTAA